The genomic window ATGATAATAAAGAGATGGGGCAATATATCTAAGATGAAGAGGATGAAATTCTCATCCCTAGTAGAGGAGGAGCTTAGAAGAAGTTTCAAAAATCTCGAACCCCCAGATCTAAATATGGTTGAGGCTGGGCTTGCAAGGCATGAGATGGACTGGATATGGGGTATAAATGTTTCTAGGGCTATAATGAGGCTTTTTAAAAAGATCTTCTCCGAGCATAGGATCTTAAGTGCTGGTAGGGTTCAGACACCGACGCTCTTCGAGGTTGTGAGAAACACTATAGAGAGATCCACATTTGTGCCCAGACCTCTCTATAATGTAAATATATATGTCCACCTAGCTGGCAGAGATTATAAGCTGGAACAAGGAGAAGATCCCTTCGAGAGGAGATCTAAAGCAGAGGCATATGCAGAGAGGATTAGAGAAGCTGGATATGTTATAGTTACTAATGTTGATAAAAGGTTGATATCCTATCAACCACCACATCCATATAACCTCGGCGATATACAGAGAGATGCATATTCAATATATAAGATATCTCCAGCTAAAACCCTCCAAATACTAGAGGATCTATATCTGGATTCCCTCATAAGCTATCCACGAACCAATAGTCAGAAGCTGCCCCTAACCATAGATCATAGGGATATTATAAGGAGAATCGCTAGTATGCCTAGATATAGTTTCGCAGCTCTAAAACTACTGAAAAAGGATCGGCTAGTTCCTAATAATGGCCCAATGGAAGACCCTGCTCACCCTGCTATCTACCCCACTGGAGAGGTGCCTGGAAGGCTTAGCGATATGCATAGTAAGATATATGATTTAATCGTTAGAAGATACTTAGCAACGTTTATGGATCCCTTAATAGTAGAATCTACAAAGGTTGAAATAGATGCGTTGGGGAGGAGATATTATTTACAAGGTAGTAAGATCTATTCGAGGGGCTGGCTCGATATATATCCATTCTATAATATAGGGGAAAAGGAGATCCCGCAGATCAGGATTAGAGATAGGCTAAGGATATCGAAGGTAAAGATAGCTATAACATATACAAGGCCAGAGCCACCATATAATAAGGCATCGCTTCTAAAGTGGATGGAGGATCAGGGGATAGGTACAGAGGCTACTAGAGCCGAGATCATAGAGACACTATATAAGAGAGGCTATATTAAAGGTTCAGAAGCTACTAGACTTGGATTAATGGTTTACTCAGCTATTGAGAAATACTTTGGTGATCTCTCTAAAGTAGAGCTGACAAGGCATTTTGAGGAGATGTTAGAGAAGATCAGAAGGGGGGAGCTTAAAAGGGAGCATGTTATTCAGGAGACCAAGGCAGTGGTTGGAGATGCTATAAAGAGGTTCCTTGAAAGCATAGAGAAACTGAATCCTAGTGAGATAAAGCTTCTTGGGACAGGCCTTGGGGGATGCCCGATATGTAGTGATCCTTCGGACTCTGATAGCAAGTATAGATTCTGTAGGATACATGAAATAGCATATAAAAGGCTTATAGAGGCCTACAACAGTTGGAGAGAGAACGACATTAGCTGGGGAGAATATCTCGAGAAGATCTCGAAGCTAAAGATTACGGGATCTAGGGTTAAAGAGGTAATAGCTTATCTTGGGAAAATCGGTAAAACGACTCCAGATCTTCAGCTTAACTGATCAATCATACAGATCTATAGCCAACGCTTGTTGTAACATTTACGAGAGTCTGCTGAAAGGTTCAAACAATCTATATATTAATATCATAGTTATTAGAAAATTTACATAAAATAATTTGCTAGGCTTTTAGCTCTGTAAGCAATATGTTTAGGGAGTTGGTTGTACCAGAATCCATTTGAGATAAGATATAGTTTAGAAGATGTTATAGAGAAGTTGAGGCTTGAAAGAGCTATTGGCCTCTATAGGATCATCGATCCTGATGGAAATGTTGTTGCAGAGAGAGAGCCTGATATTCCGAGGGATCTTTTACTAAATATGTATACATCAATGATAAGGACTAGAATACTTGATGGATGGCTTTTAAAGCTACAGAGGATGGGCAAGGTTGCACTACACGCTCCAAATATAGGTGAGGAGGCTGTAAGTGTTGGTGCGACCCTGGCTTTAGATAAGGATGACTGGATCTTCCCCTACTATAGAAATATCGGTGTCTTCATAGCCAGGGGGGTTAGTGAGGAGGAGATCTTAGATAGAAATATAGCTAATATAGCAGATCCTTTTAAGGGAAAGGAGTTCACCATATTTGGTTCTAGGAAGCATAGGATAGCACCATCTACGGTGCCTGTTGGAAATCAGATCCCACATGCTGTAGGCTTTGCCTTAGGAGCATACATAGCTGGTGAGAAGATAGCCGTCCTAACGATCTTCGGTGATGGAGCTACATCCAGAGGTGGTTTCCATGTAGGGCTCAACTTCGCAGGAATATATAGGCTACCCGTTATATTTGTTATACAGAATAATCAGTGGGCAATATCTGTTCCTGCAAAAAAACAAACAGGATCTATCACCTTCGCTGTTAAAGGCGTGGCATATAATATACCAGGTATAAGAGTGGATGGGAATGATGTATTAGCTGTTTATACAGCTTCAAAGGAGGCTGCCAAAAGAGCTAGGAATGGCGAGGGGCCAACATTGATTGAGGCCGTTACATATAGAATGGGTCCGCACACAACAGCTGATGATCCCACGAGATATAGGTCTCCCGAGGAGGTTAAGGCAATGCAGAAATATGATCCTATAGCTAGGTTTGAGAAATATCTTATAAACAGGGGATATCTATCGGAGCAGGAGCTAAAGGAGATCTATAATGAGTGGAATACAAAGATCGAGGAGATTGTTAAGAAATGCATCTCCAAACCCCCACTCAGTGTAGAGGTGATCTTCGAGGATGTATATTCACAGAGATTCTGGAACCTCGAGGAGCAATTGGAGGAATATAGGGAGTCGCTAGAGGTTATGAAGAAGCTGGGGATCGAGGTGGAGTAGATGCCAGTTATGAACATGGTTCAGGCTCTTAACCTAGCACTTAGGGAGGAGATGAGAAGAGATCCAAGGGTAATAGTTCTGGGAGAAGATGTGGGTAAGAGGGGAGGGGTTTTCCTAGTAACAGAGGGGTTGCTAGAGGAGTTCGGCGAGAAAAGGGTTATCGACACACCTCTAACGGAGATGGGTATTGTGGGGATAGCTATTGGCCTGGCTATGTATGGGTTCAAACCTGTTGCTGAGATCCAGTTTATAGACTTTGTATATGAAGCCTTCGACCAGATTGTATCTGAAGCAGCGAAAATGAGGGCAAAAACAGGGGGTATGTTCACAGCACCGATAGTAATTAGAGCGCCCTGCTGTGGTGGTGTTAAGGGAGCTATGCATCATAGCCAGAGTCCTGAGGCTTATTTCATACACACAGCTGGCTTGATAACTATGATGCCATCTAGGCCTTACGATGCTAAGGGTATGCTAAAGGCCGCCATAAGATCCGAGGATCCCGTGATCTTTCTCGAGCCAAAGTCCATCTATAGAACTATAAGGGAGGAGGTTCCTGAGGAAGACTATATAATACCAATTGGAAAGGGCAGGGTTGTTAGAGAGGGTAGTGATGTAACTATAGTTACATATGGTGCGATGGTCCATGTATCGGTTGAGGCTGCAGAGCTTGCTGAGAAGAAGCATAGGTGGAGCGTTGAGGTAATAGATCTGAGAACACTTTTCCCCTTCGACAAAGACTTGATCCTTAAGAGCCTTGAGAAGACAGGAAGGCTAATAATTGTTCACGAAGCACCTAGAACCCTCGGCCTCGGAGCTGAGATAGCTGCTTATATCGCTGAAAACGCTATAGATCTTCTCAGAGGCCCTGTGATAAGGGTTACAGGCTATGATGCACCGTTCCCCTTAGTGCATGAGAAGCTATATATGCCCAACATAGCCAGGATATATTTAGCTATTGAAAAGGTAATGAGATATTAGGGGATATACATGGTAAAAATCGAGAAGATCAAACTCCCAGATATTGGTGAGGGGATAGCAGAGGGTGAGATAGTAAGGTGGCTTGTAAAAGAGGGTGATTCGGTAAAGCAGTTCCAACCGATTGTCGAGGTGCTCACAGATAAGGCTAGCGTCGAAATACCCTCACCATATTCTGGAAAGGTTGTGAAGCTGCTTGCAAGGGAGGGTGAGAGGATCAGGGTTGGATCCCCCATAGCTGAGATAGAGA from Sulfolobales archaeon includes these protein-coding regions:
- the topA gene encoding DNA topoisomerase I — protein: MIIKRWGNISKMKRMKFSSLVEEELRRSFKNLEPPDLNMVEAGLARHEMDWIWGINVSRAIMRLFKKIFSEHRILSAGRVQTPTLFEVVRNTIERSTFVPRPLYNVNIYVHLAGRDYKLEQGEDPFERRSKAEAYAERIREAGYVIVTNVDKRLISYQPPHPYNLGDIQRDAYSIYKISPAKTLQILEDLYLDSLISYPRTNSQKLPLTIDHRDIIRRIASMPRYSFAALKLLKKDRLVPNNGPMEDPAHPAIYPTGEVPGRLSDMHSKIYDLIVRRYLATFMDPLIVESTKVEIDALGRRYYLQGSKIYSRGWLDIYPFYNIGEKEIPQIRIRDRLRISKVKIAITYTRPEPPYNKASLLKWMEDQGIGTEATRAEIIETLYKRGYIKGSEATRLGLMVYSAIEKYFGDLSKVELTRHFEEMLEKIRRGELKREHVIQETKAVVGDAIKRFLESIEKLNPSEIKLLGTGLGGCPICSDPSDSDSKYRFCRIHEIAYKRLIEAYNSWRENDISWGEYLEKISKLKITGSRVKEVIAYLGKIGKTTPDLQLN
- a CDS encoding alpha-ketoacid dehydrogenase subunit beta codes for the protein MPVMNMVQALNLALREEMRRDPRVIVLGEDVGKRGGVFLVTEGLLEEFGEKRVIDTPLTEMGIVGIAIGLAMYGFKPVAEIQFIDFVYEAFDQIVSEAAKMRAKTGGMFTAPIVIRAPCCGGVKGAMHHSQSPEAYFIHTAGLITMMPSRPYDAKGMLKAAIRSEDPVIFLEPKSIYRTIREEVPEEDYIIPIGKGRVVREGSDVTIVTYGAMVHVSVEAAELAEKKHRWSVEVIDLRTLFPFDKDLILKSLEKTGRLIIVHEAPRTLGLGAEIAAYIAENAIDLLRGPVIRVTGYDAPFPLVHEKLYMPNIARIYLAIEKVMRY
- the pdhA gene encoding pyruvate dehydrogenase (acetyl-transferring) E1 component subunit alpha, with protein sequence MYQNPFEIRYSLEDVIEKLRLERAIGLYRIIDPDGNVVAEREPDIPRDLLLNMYTSMIRTRILDGWLLKLQRMGKVALHAPNIGEEAVSVGATLALDKDDWIFPYYRNIGVFIARGVSEEEILDRNIANIADPFKGKEFTIFGSRKHRIAPSTVPVGNQIPHAVGFALGAYIAGEKIAVLTIFGDGATSRGGFHVGLNFAGIYRLPVIFVIQNNQWAISVPAKKQTGSITFAVKGVAYNIPGIRVDGNDVLAVYTASKEAAKRARNGEGPTLIEAVTYRMGPHTTADDPTRYRSPEEVKAMQKYDPIARFEKYLINRGYLSEQELKEIYNEWNTKIEEIVKKCISKPPLSVEVIFEDVYSQRFWNLEEQLEEYRESLEVMKKLGIEVE